A single region of the Mechercharimyces sp. CAU 1602 genome encodes:
- a CDS encoding sodium:alanine symporter family protein: protein MLDFLTATVDFLNEYLWSYVLIGLLLGLGVYFTIFTKAVQITYLKEMFRVLFDKTAITLDDKKQITSMQAFLIGAATRIGTGNLAGVATAIALGGPGAVFWMWIVALLGGATAFVESTLAQIYKVKDKVGFKGGPGYYIKKQLGASWLSAIFAVTIIASFGLTFNAVQSNTISDAFSNSFSFDARIMAVVLVLLSGVIIFGGIKRIARFSEIVVPFMAVFYIILALYVFFTNLGAVPDAFMLIFKSAFGLEQALGGGIGAAIMMGVKRGLFSNEAGMGSAPNAAATATVSHPAKQGFIQALGVFFDTILVCSATAFIIILSGVKGSEDGLNGIALTQAAMDSHFGSWAGIFLAIAIFTFAFSSIIGSYYYGEANIGFISKSNTALLTYRVIALGMIAFGALASLEIVWKLADLAMAFMALTNLIAIALLGKIAFAALKDYVDQRKAGKDPVFYADSIEGLKGVEAWDHRPVEEKKQA, encoded by the coding sequence TTGTTAGATTTTTTAACTGCAACAGTAGACTTTTTAAATGAATATCTGTGGTCTTATGTGTTGATTGGTCTTTTACTAGGATTAGGTGTTTATTTTACTATTTTCACCAAGGCAGTACAGATTACGTATCTGAAAGAAATGTTTCGCGTCCTCTTTGATAAAACAGCGATTACGTTAGATGACAAGAAGCAGATCACCTCGATGCAGGCCTTCTTGATCGGAGCGGCAACGAGAATAGGAACGGGTAACCTGGCAGGGGTGGCTACGGCGATCGCGCTCGGGGGACCAGGTGCTGTTTTTTGGATGTGGATCGTTGCATTATTAGGTGGGGCAACTGCTTTTGTAGAAAGTACGCTAGCGCAGATTTATAAGGTAAAAGATAAGGTTGGTTTTAAGGGTGGCCCTGGTTACTATATCAAAAAGCAATTAGGGGCGAGCTGGTTAAGTGCCATTTTTGCTGTGACGATCATTGCTAGCTTCGGCTTAACCTTTAACGCTGTACAAAGTAATACGATCTCAGATGCATTTAGTAACTCATTTAGTTTTGATGCTAGAATCATGGCAGTTGTTCTGGTATTGCTTTCCGGCGTGATCATCTTTGGGGGGATTAAGCGGATTGCTCGCTTCTCAGAGATTGTGGTACCTTTCATGGCTGTTTTTTACATCATCTTGGCACTCTATGTGTTCTTTACAAACTTGGGTGCGGTTCCTGATGCATTTATGCTTATTTTCAAGAGTGCATTTGGTTTGGAACAAGCTCTAGGTGGTGGGATTGGTGCTGCTATCATGATGGGTGTAAAACGTGGTCTCTTCTCCAATGAGGCAGGGATGGGGAGTGCTCCGAATGCCGCAGCGACGGCGACCGTTTCTCACCCAGCAAAACAAGGTTTTATTCAAGCGCTTGGAGTGTTCTTTGATACGATTCTGGTATGTAGCGCGACAGCATTTATTATTATCTTGTCTGGTGTAAAAGGATCAGAGGATGGATTGAATGGAATCGCCTTAACGCAGGCAGCTATGGATTCTCACTTTGGTTCTTGGGCTGGGATTTTCCTTGCCATAGCTATCTTTACCTTCGCCTTTAGCTCCATTATCGGTAGCTATTATTATGGAGAAGCAAACATTGGCTTTATTAGTAAGAGTAATACCGCACTTCTTACCTACCGGGTCATTGCACTGGGTATGATTGCGTTTGGTGCACTGGCGAGCCTGGAAATTGTATGGAAATTGGCAGACTTAGCAATGGCGTTCATGGCGCTAACCAACTTGATAGCTATTGCCCTGCTTGGTAAGATTGCGTTCGCTGCGTTAAAAGATTATGTAGATCAGCGAAAAGCCGGGAAGGATCCTGTCTTCTATGCTGATAGCATTGAGGGTCTAAAAGGTGTAGAAGCGTGGGATCATCGTCCTGTAGAGGAAAAGAAGCAAGCGTAA
- the pckA gene encoding phosphoenolpyruvate carboxykinase (ATP) produces MSTQFGTNRPTEINFMGPVHRNLPVSLLVEKSLAREESVLTDQGALHVTTGKYTGRSPKDKYIVDEPSIHDKVDWGSVNQPMSPDTFERLYQKVKNHLEKREVFIFQGYAGSEEQHRLPLQVINEKAWQNLFVHQLFVRPTAEELLEHVPQFTVISVPECKADPEVDGTHSETFIAVSFERRMVLIGGTHYAGEIKKSVFSVMNFLLPEQNVLPMHCSANRGDDGDVALFFGLSGTGKTTLSADPERLLIGDDEHGWSDRGIFNVEGGCYAKCIGLSAEKEPQIWNAIRFGSVLENVVLHKDHTPDFEDTSLTENTRVAYPIHFIPGAQIPGIGENPQVIIFLTADAFGVLPPIAKLSPAQAMYHFLSGYTSKLAGTERGVTEPEATFSACFGAPFLPRPAAVYADMLGEKIAQHNVRCYLVNTGWTGGPYGEGERMKLCYTREMVRAAIDGSLEEQATAIDPVFGLTIPTSCPQVPQHVLNPRNTWADKDAYDQKANELASLFQQNAEKFIGLSEGIRAAGPKLNNTRHR; encoded by the coding sequence ATGAGTACTCAATTTGGAACAAATAGACCAACTGAAATTAACTTTATGGGTCCGGTACACCGTAACCTCCCAGTCTCCCTCTTAGTGGAGAAGTCCCTTGCACGTGAAGAGAGTGTCCTGACGGATCAAGGTGCACTACACGTTACCACCGGGAAGTATACAGGCCGTTCTCCAAAGGATAAATATATTGTCGACGAACCTTCCATTCATGATAAAGTAGACTGGGGAAGTGTTAACCAACCCATGTCCCCTGACACCTTCGAACGCCTCTATCAGAAGGTGAAAAACCATTTGGAAAAACGAGAGGTTTTTATTTTTCAAGGATATGCTGGTTCAGAAGAACAGCACCGTCTACCGCTACAAGTAATCAATGAAAAAGCCTGGCAAAATTTATTTGTTCATCAATTATTTGTCCGCCCTACTGCTGAAGAACTGCTGGAGCATGTTCCTCAATTCACCGTAATCAGTGTTCCAGAATGTAAGGCTGATCCCGAAGTAGATGGAACTCACTCAGAAACGTTTATTGCTGTCAGCTTTGAACGGCGCATGGTTTTAATCGGCGGCACTCACTATGCTGGTGAAATTAAAAAATCAGTTTTTAGTGTGATGAATTTCTTACTACCGGAACAAAACGTTCTTCCCATGCACTGCTCCGCCAATCGGGGCGATGATGGAGATGTTGCCCTCTTCTTCGGCTTATCTGGCACAGGAAAGACCACCTTATCCGCTGACCCAGAACGCCTTCTTATCGGCGATGATGAGCACGGTTGGTCCGACCGTGGCATCTTCAATGTAGAAGGTGGTTGTTATGCCAAGTGTATCGGCTTATCTGCAGAGAAAGAACCGCAAATTTGGAATGCGATTCGTTTTGGTTCTGTATTGGAAAATGTCGTATTGCACAAAGACCACACTCCCGACTTCGAGGATACGAGCCTGACTGAAAATACACGCGTCGCATACCCTATTCACTTTATTCCCGGTGCACAAATTCCTGGGATAGGTGAAAATCCGCAGGTGATCATCTTTTTAACCGCCGATGCTTTTGGAGTATTGCCACCGATTGCAAAACTGTCACCAGCACAAGCCATGTATCACTTCTTATCTGGTTATACGAGCAAGCTAGCTGGTACAGAAAGAGGTGTTACCGAACCAGAAGCCACCTTCTCTGCATGCTTCGGAGCCCCCTTCCTCCCTCGTCCAGCAGCAGTCTATGCTGATATGCTCGGTGAAAAAATCGCTCAGCACAACGTTCGCTGCTATCTAGTCAATACTGGCTGGACAGGTGGACCTTATGGAGAGGGCGAGCGCATGAAGTTGTGTTACACTCGGGAAATGGTACGTGCTGCTATCGATGGGTCTTTAGAAGAACAAGCGACTGCGATCGATCCAGTATTTGGACTAACCATCCCCACATCTTGTCCACAGGTGCCGCAACACGTTTTAAACCCACGCAATACCTGGGCGGATAAAGATGCTTATGATCAAAAAGCTAATGAGCTAGCCTCTCTTTTCCAACAAAATGCAGAGAAGTTTATAGGTCTTTCTGAGGGGATTCGCGCCGCTGGTCCGAAATTAAATAATACTCGCCATAGATAA
- the udk gene encoding uridine kinase, translated as MYLTMNRPVVIGVAGGSGSGKTTVARKICEQFADSVVMLEQDAYYRDQSHLSMNERIKTNYDHPLAFDNDYLIEQLLQLRQYHSIEKPVYDYTMHTRSEETIPLEPKEVIILEGILILEDERLRNLLDVKVFVDTDADVRILRRMERDVHERGRTLDSVIEQYLSVVRPMHLQFIEPSKRYADLIIPEGGYNEVAISILVNQVRSYLENV; from the coding sequence ATATACCTTACGATGAACCGACCAGTAGTAATCGGAGTTGCAGGCGGCAGTGGTTCTGGAAAAACGACGGTGGCACGTAAGATCTGTGAGCAGTTCGCCGATTCAGTCGTCATGCTCGAACAGGATGCTTACTATCGGGATCAGTCGCACTTATCGATGAATGAGCGAATCAAGACCAACTATGATCATCCGTTGGCGTTTGATAATGATTATCTCATCGAACAGCTCCTTCAACTTCGGCAATACCACTCCATTGAGAAGCCCGTTTATGATTATACAATGCATACCCGTTCGGAGGAAACGATTCCTCTAGAGCCAAAAGAAGTGATTATACTTGAAGGGATTCTCATTCTTGAAGATGAACGTCTTCGTAACTTATTAGACGTCAAAGTGTTTGTCGATACCGATGCCGATGTTCGTATTCTGCGCCGGATGGAACGCGATGTACATGAACGGGGACGTACACTTGATTCTGTCATTGAGCAGTACTTAAGCGTTGTCCGACCGATGCACTTACAATTTATTGAGCCGAGTAAGCGTTACGCGGACCTCATTATCCCTGAAGGTGGGTATAATGAAGTAGCTATTAGTATCCTCGTCAACCAAGTTCGCTCCTACCTAGAAAATGTGTAA
- a CDS encoding YusG family protein — protein MSQTINITKNITGKISGGTMVLYHNDHPIGKIDLQSKEMSLEEGYEAQGADIYSLQSTVEQEQYAEDCDMGWC, from the coding sequence ATGTCACAAACAATTAATATAACGAAAAACATAACAGGTAAGATCAGTGGGGGGACGATGGTTCTCTATCACAATGATCATCCAATTGGCAAGATTGATCTGCAGAGTAAGGAGATGAGTTTGGAAGAAGGGTACGAGGCACAAGGAGCAGACATCTATTCTCTACAATCGACGGTCGAGCAGGAGCAGTACGCAGAAGATTGTGATATGGGTTGGTGCTAA
- the gcvH gene encoding glycine cleavage system protein GcvH: protein MNLPQNLRYSDEHEWVKDEGAEKVRIGITDFAQSELGDIVFVELPEVGDDITANEPFGSVESVKTVSELYAPVSGKVVEVNGELEDSPENVNESPYESGWMVVVEVSDHADMEKLLSAEKYGAMVAGE, encoded by the coding sequence ATGAATTTGCCACAAAACTTGCGATACAGTGATGAACACGAGTGGGTGAAAGATGAAGGTGCAGAAAAAGTAAGGATTGGGATTACTGACTTTGCGCAATCTGAACTAGGTGATATTGTTTTTGTGGAACTGCCTGAAGTAGGCGATGATATAACAGCCAACGAACCGTTTGGTAGTGTAGAGTCTGTAAAAACCGTTTCCGAGCTGTATGCGCCTGTAAGCGGTAAAGTCGTAGAAGTAAATGGTGAGCTCGAAGATTCACCTGAAAACGTGAATGAATCTCCATATGAAAGTGGCTGGATGGTTGTTGTTGAAGTGTCTGATCATGCAGACATGGAGAAGTTACTCAGTGCAGAAAAATACGGGGCGATGGTTGCAGGGGAGTAG
- a CDS encoding redoxin domain-containing protein has protein sequence MRLRTEMPELTGATEWVNSEISKSDVAGKPVLVHFWSISCEMCKKSLPDINEMREKFKEQELQLIGIHMPRSEKDTDEEAVKETITKYELVHPQAIDNQHSIVEAFENQFVPAFYLFDQEGKLRHRAAGEKALSMLQNPLHRVLGIKE, from the coding sequence ATGCGTTTGCGTACAGAGATGCCTGAGCTAACGGGCGCTACGGAATGGGTAAATAGCGAGATCTCTAAGAGTGACGTTGCCGGTAAGCCAGTATTAGTACACTTTTGGTCCATTAGTTGTGAGATGTGCAAAAAAAGCCTACCTGACATTAATGAGATGCGAGAGAAATTTAAAGAGCAAGAATTGCAGTTGATCGGTATTCATATGCCTCGTTCTGAAAAGGATACAGACGAAGAGGCAGTAAAAGAGACAATCACGAAGTATGAACTAGTACATCCACAAGCGATTGATAACCAGCATAGCATTGTAGAGGCGTTTGAGAATCAATTTGTACCTGCGTTTTACTTGTTTGATCAAGAAGGAAAACTACGTCATCGAGCTGCGGGTGAAAAAGCGCTAAGTATGTTGCAAAATCCATTGCACAGAGTGCTAGGTATTAAAGAATAG
- a CDS encoding peroxiredoxin, with the protein MATRLVGLPAPTFDMPSTKNLETLDENVKLSDYEGKWVILFFYPMDFTFVCPTEITALSDRYEEFQDLDTEIIGVSTDTVFTHRAWINTPRDSNGLGEVKYPLAADHNHKVSREYGVLIEEEGIAQRGLFIIDPEGVLRYQVVTDDNVGRSVDETLRVLLALQSGGLCPSDWKPGDKHLVKS; encoded by the coding sequence ATGGCGACACGTCTTGTAGGGCTTCCAGCTCCAACTTTTGATATGCCGAGCACAAAAAACCTCGAAACTTTGGATGAGAATGTAAAGCTGTCTGATTACGAAGGGAAATGGGTTATTCTCTTCTTTTATCCAATGGACTTTACTTTTGTATGTCCTACTGAAATTACTGCTTTGAGCGATCGCTATGAGGAATTCCAAGATCTCGATACCGAGATTATTGGTGTGAGTACGGATACTGTCTTTACTCACCGTGCATGGATTAACACTCCACGTGATTCCAATGGCTTGGGTGAGGTAAAATACCCACTCGCTGCAGATCACAATCATAAAGTAAGCCGTGAGTACGGTGTATTGATTGAAGAAGAAGGGATTGCACAACGCGGACTATTCATCATTGACCCAGAAGGCGTACTGCGCTATCAGGTTGTTACTGATGACAATGTAGGGCGTAGTGTAGATGAAACCTTACGTGTATTGCTCGCTCTTCAATCTGGTGGACTATGTCCTTCCGATTGGAAGCCAGGCGACAAGCACTTGGTTAAATCGTAA
- a CDS encoding SOS response-associated peptidase translates to MEEMRDVCMCGRFSLAVELSEVMERFHVRIGEEMSFHPRYNVAPTQLLPIIIEDESLRTRRLKQMEWGLIPRWVKDESTSKRLINARSETVLEKPAFRRSFRRHRCLVPADGYFEWQTQEDGSKRPLHIVRKDRELFAFAGLWDQWISSEGKEKSTFTIITREADEEFRPIHQRMPVMLEPEAEETWIYHGVGQTDTLLAILAGVSATELEVHPVSTMVNSVHNDQAECVKPL, encoded by the coding sequence ATGGAAGAGATGAGGGATGTATGCATGTGTGGACGCTTTAGTCTGGCGGTGGAGCTCTCAGAGGTCATGGAACGCTTTCATGTACGAATCGGTGAGGAGATGAGCTTTCACCCGCGCTATAACGTGGCCCCTACGCAGTTGTTACCGATTATTATCGAGGACGAGAGTTTGCGTACAAGGCGGTTGAAGCAGATGGAGTGGGGGTTGATCCCACGATGGGTGAAGGATGAGTCTACAAGTAAAAGGTTAATCAATGCTCGAAGTGAAACAGTTCTAGAAAAGCCTGCTTTTCGTCGTTCTTTTCGTCGCCATCGTTGTCTCGTTCCAGCGGACGGCTACTTTGAGTGGCAAACACAAGAAGATGGAAGTAAACGACCGCTACATATAGTTAGAAAAGACCGTGAGCTCTTTGCTTTCGCCGGTTTGTGGGATCAGTGGATCTCGTCGGAGGGAAAAGAAAAGAGTACGTTTACGATTATTACGCGAGAGGCAGATGAAGAGTTTCGTCCTATTCACCAACGAATGCCGGTCATGTTAGAACCTGAGGCTGAAGAAACTTGGATTTATCATGGGGTGGGGCAGACGGATACCTTGCTGGCTATTCTCGCAGGTGTTTCTGCAACCGAGCTAGAGGTGCATCCGGTCTCTACAATGGTTAACTCTGTGCACAATGATCAGGCAGAATGTGTTAAGCCGTTGTAA
- the ribB gene encoding 3,4-dihydroxy-2-butanone-4-phosphate synthase, whose translation MGTITSKRVEDAISQIQRGKMIIIQDDQSRENEGDLVIAAEHVTGEDINFIAHYARGLICTPMTAERLQDLHLPQMVTENEESLRTAFTVSVDAKEGITTGISAYERANTIRQLIDPKRTADDFVRPGHVFPLEARPNGVLERRGQTEASLDLMRLAHCYPAAVICEIMSPDGTMARRVELEQFNKTHDLVLITVQELVDYRLEKELLAW comes from the coding sequence ATGGGTACCATTACTAGTAAGCGAGTAGAGGATGCAATTAGCCAGATCCAACGGGGAAAAATGATTATTATCCAAGATGATCAAAGTCGAGAGAACGAAGGGGATTTGGTCATCGCCGCTGAACATGTAACAGGAGAGGATATAAATTTTATCGCACATTATGCGCGCGGATTAATCTGCACTCCCATGACAGCCGAGCGATTACAAGATCTTCACCTTCCACAGATGGTAACAGAAAACGAAGAGAGCCTACGAACAGCCTTCACCGTATCTGTAGATGCCAAAGAAGGTATTACAACTGGAATATCCGCTTATGAACGAGCCAACACGATCCGCCAACTGATCGATCCCAAACGGACAGCTGATGATTTTGTGCGTCCTGGTCATGTTTTTCCCCTGGAGGCACGACCCAATGGGGTACTAGAACGTCGTGGACAAACAGAGGCCTCACTAGATCTGATGCGGCTTGCGCACTGCTATCCCGCGGCTGTCATCTGTGAAATCATGAGTCCAGATGGTACAATGGCACGTCGGGTAGAACTAGAGCAGTTCAACAAAACTCACGATCTAGTCCTTATTACCGTGCAGGAGTTAGTAGATTACCGCTTAGAAAAAGAACTCCTCGCGTGGTAA
- a CDS encoding MerR family transcriptional regulator, which translates to MLITELATQLQLSTRAIRYYEEVGLITPQKDGQNQYRLFTEHDAWRLQMIVALRELGLPIKQIRSLLLSLDQSEGSKEDTIRQYLDTQRSILFQTFIQLKEQIEVIDHITATEKEFSLDELHQLSLTSRHARKQREGWVDRWNFDRLAPRYDEIVSYPYRQEEREQDKYPIHACYEEALERVVHHLALQTGESGLEIGIGTGNLSARLLDRGVHLYGIDQSQAMLSICRKKFPQIETKLGNFLAIPYLDQRFTFIASSYALHHLTEEQKILALEEMDRLLQAGGRICIADLMFADNDHRQRYLTQLQMEGRDHWVREIEDEHYANRSSLEQWLRHHHYEVKTEQLLDYLHLIYAIKK; encoded by the coding sequence ATGCTCATCACTGAACTAGCTACACAACTACAACTATCCACCCGAGCAATCCGCTACTATGAAGAGGTGGGGCTGATCACTCCGCAGAAGGACGGACAGAATCAATACCGTCTTTTTACTGAACATGATGCATGGCGCCTCCAAATGATTGTTGCTCTACGGGAGCTTGGATTACCGATCAAACAGATCCGTTCCTTACTCCTCTCCCTTGATCAAAGTGAAGGAAGTAAAGAAGATACGATTCGTCAATATCTCGATACACAACGTTCTATACTGTTCCAAACTTTTATTCAACTCAAAGAGCAGATTGAGGTGATCGACCACATAACTGCGACAGAAAAAGAGTTTTCCCTCGATGAACTACACCAACTTAGTCTAACCTCTCGCCACGCCCGTAAACAACGAGAAGGTTGGGTAGATCGCTGGAATTTCGATCGCCTTGCGCCCCGATATGATGAGATCGTCTCTTATCCATACCGCCAAGAAGAACGAGAGCAGGATAAATACCCTATTCACGCCTGTTACGAGGAAGCACTCGAGCGTGTGGTACATCATCTCGCTTTACAAACTGGAGAGTCTGGTTTAGAAATTGGCATTGGAACTGGTAACCTCAGTGCACGCTTGCTCGATCGTGGGGTTCACCTCTATGGAATAGATCAATCCCAAGCGATGCTCTCAATCTGTCGTAAGAAGTTTCCGCAAATAGAGACTAAGTTAGGTAATTTCCTGGCTATTCCTTATCTAGACCAACGCTTTACTTTTATCGCCTCCAGCTATGCCCTTCACCATTTGACGGAGGAACAAAAAATACTTGCCTTAGAGGAGATGGATCGTCTCCTCCAGGCTGGGGGGAGAATTTGTATAGCTGATTTAATGTTTGCTGACAATGATCATCGTCAACGCTATCTCACACAACTACAGATGGAGGGAAGGGATCACTGGGTGCGTGAGATTGAAGATGAACACTACGCCAATCGTTCTTCTCTTGAGCAATGGCTGCGACATCATCATTACGAAGTGAAAACGGAACAATTGCTTGACTATCTTCATCTCATATATGCCATTAAAAAGTAA
- a CDS encoding DUF6143 family protein has translation MKLLNVTSPPPVTSITPQFLKTIQDHFFVGQTGLLSFGGSIVAWGGLFNPLNSGVNVVINDTTLSDLGVNAFTADLYLGSVPPGRKITSSLTTATNLSLPLAKPKAKLKFNPAVRGVPQGGTFAFIRRVETDTTQVIDVSGRIILPPGGTFFALLKTQVFTQSRIGFAWWEERIK, from the coding sequence ATGAAACTATTAAATGTAACTTCTCCTCCACCAGTGACCAGCATTACTCCACAGTTTTTGAAAACGATTCAGGACCACTTTTTTGTGGGTCAGACAGGATTATTATCATTTGGAGGATCGATCGTTGCTTGGGGAGGACTCTTTAATCCACTTAACTCAGGTGTAAATGTCGTGATTAATGATACGACACTTTCAGATTTAGGTGTGAATGCTTTTACTGCTGATCTATATTTAGGCTCGGTTCCACCGGGAAGAAAAATTACCTCTTCATTGACTACAGCGACTAATCTATCATTGCCATTAGCAAAGCCGAAGGCTAAATTAAAGTTTAATCCGGCTGTGAGAGGAGTACCACAGGGAGGCACTTTTGCTTTTATAAGACGGGTAGAGACAGATACGACTCAAGTAATCGATGTTTCAGGTCGTATTATCCTTCCCCCAGGGGGTACCTTTTTTGCGCTTTTAAAAACGCAAGTATTTACTCAGTCAAGAATTGGATTTGCTTGGTGGGAAGAGAGGATAAAGTAG
- a CDS encoding arsenate reductase family protein — protein sequence MNKIDIYEYPKCGTCRKAKKYLTNHGIDFQDHHIVENPPTRDQLAQLVEKSGLPLKKFFNTSGQKYRELGLKDKLKEMSEDEQLDLLASDGMLMKRPIVTDGQKVTVGFKEESFSKEWV from the coding sequence ATGAACAAAATCGATATCTACGAATATCCCAAATGCGGAACCTGCCGCAAAGCAAAAAAATACTTAACGAACCACGGGATTGATTTTCAAGATCATCATATAGTAGAAAACCCTCCTACTCGTGACCAATTGGCTCAGTTAGTTGAAAAAAGCGGCTTACCGCTAAAAAAATTTTTTAATACGAGTGGGCAAAAGTATCGTGAGCTGGGGTTGAAAGATAAATTGAAAGAGATGAGCGAGGACGAACAGCTAGACTTGCTCGCTTCAGATGGAATGCTGATGAAGCGACCCATTGTGACAGATGGCCAGAAGGTAACCGTAGGTTTCAAAGAAGAAAGTTTTTCTAAAGAGTGGGTATAG
- a CDS encoding cob(I)yrinic acid a,c-diamide adenosyltransferase: MRIYTRTGDEGKTSVVGGRVAKDDIRVEAYGTVDEANAIVGEAIAYLDGHEQRYTDLISDLTVIQHELFDCGGDLAQAGKKRDYKVTAKHVTRLEEWIDRYDQETTEIKRFILPGGSAISASLHKARVVTRRAERRVVTLSREEESNDEVRRYLNRLSDFFFTVARVANKREGRLDVEYERGSDVFR; encoded by the coding sequence ATGCGTATTTACACACGTACAGGAGATGAAGGGAAAACAAGCGTTGTTGGTGGCAGGGTTGCCAAAGATGATATTCGGGTAGAGGCATACGGAACAGTGGACGAAGCCAATGCCATCGTCGGGGAAGCGATCGCTTACCTGGATGGGCATGAGCAACGCTATACTGATCTCATCAGTGATCTCACAGTTATTCAACATGAACTTTTTGATTGTGGAGGGGACTTAGCTCAGGCGGGGAAAAAGCGGGATTACAAAGTAACGGCCAAACATGTGACCCGGTTGGAAGAGTGGATCGACCGCTACGATCAAGAAACAACAGAGATCAAACGTTTTATCCTTCCGGGTGGTAGTGCAATCTCTGCAAGTTTGCACAAAGCTCGTGTCGTTACCCGTCGTGCTGAACGTCGTGTTGTCACTTTGAGCAGGGAGGAGGAGTCGAATGACGAAGTGAGACGATATTTAAATCGCCTCTCTGATTTTTTCTTTACCGTGGCAAGGGTGGCGAACAAGCGTGAAGGAAGGCTTGATGTCGAATACGAACGTGGTAGTGACGTGTTTCGGTAA
- a CDS encoding heme ABC transporter ATP-binding protein → MLQADGIKKQIQGQQILNGIDVAVEKGEMIGLLGPNGSGKTTLLRILAGEEVPTAGRVTVAQKPLLAWSHRARARQIAVLPQEGLPSLPYTVAEVVAMGRYPHQQRWSAPTETDEKVVADAMRTMEVDGLQARTVEQLSGGERQRVALAKAMVQAPQLLLLDEPTTYLDIGHQVAVLTHIDQWRRRDQLAVIAVFHDLNLAAQHCDRLILINKGVVVHAGHAHDVLNSDVIEAVYGVKPYILPHPADGTPQLLLPSTLHSKKQPPNSVPLSSW, encoded by the coding sequence ATGTTACAAGCAGATGGAATTAAGAAACAGATACAGGGGCAGCAGATTTTAAACGGTATTGATGTTGCCGTGGAAAAAGGGGAGATGATTGGGCTACTCGGTCCTAATGGAAGTGGTAAAACGACCCTTCTACGTATCTTAGCGGGGGAAGAGGTTCCCACTGCAGGAAGAGTAACTGTAGCCCAGAAACCGCTGTTAGCTTGGTCGCATCGAGCACGTGCTCGTCAGATCGCCGTATTGCCACAAGAAGGGTTACCATCGCTTCCATACACAGTCGCAGAAGTAGTGGCCATGGGACGCTATCCACACCAGCAGCGATGGTCTGCGCCAACTGAAACAGATGAGAAGGTGGTAGCAGACGCGATGCGGACGATGGAAGTAGATGGTTTACAAGCACGAACAGTAGAACAGTTAAGCGGTGGTGAGCGTCAGCGGGTTGCCCTAGCCAAAGCAATGGTGCAAGCACCGCAGCTGCTTTTATTAGATGAACCTACAACCTACCTGGATATTGGTCATCAAGTAGCTGTCCTTACTCATATCGATCAGTGGCGAAGGCGTGATCAGTTAGCAGTAATTGCTGTTTTTCATGATTTAAATCTGGCAGCACAACATTGTGATCGGCTCATTCTCATTAATAAAGGAGTGGTCGTTCATGCGGGTCATGCTCACGATGTGCTCAACTCAGATGTTATTGAAGCTGTATATGGAGTAAAACCTTACATTCTCCCTCATCCTGCTGACGGAACGCCTCAACTCCTGCTCCCTTCTACTCTCCACTCTAAAAAACAACCGCCTAACTCTGTCCCTCTGTCGTCATGGTAG